Proteins from one Impatiens glandulifera chromosome 2, dImpGla2.1, whole genome shotgun sequence genomic window:
- the LOC124925466 gene encoding UDP-glucose 6-dehydrogenase 2-like, giving the protein MVKICCIGAGYVGGPTMAVIALKCPNIEVAVVDISVPRINAWNSEELPIYEPGLDDVVKQCRGKNLFFSTDVEKHVREADIIFVSVNTPTKTRGLGAGKAADLTYWESAARMIADVSRSDKIVVEKSTVPVKTAEAIEKILTHNSNGIKFQILSNPEFLAEGTAIKDLFEPDRVLIGGRDTPAGKNAIQTLKSVYAHWVPESNIICTNLWSAELSKLAANAFLAQRISSVNAMSALCEATGADVTQVSFSIGKDTRIGPKFLNASVGFGGSCFQKDILNLVYICECNGLPEVAEYWKQVIKINDYQKSRFVNRVISSMFNSVSNKKVAILGFAFKKDTGDTRETPAIDVCKGLLEDRARLSIYDPQVTEDQIQRDLTMKKFDWDHPLHLQPMSPSSVKQVSVVWDVYEATKDAHGLCILTEWSEFKTLDYLKIYESMQKPAFVFDGRNVVDAEKLREIGFIVYSIGKPIDAWLA; this is encoded by the coding sequence ATGGTGAAGATTTGCTGCATTGGAGCTGGTTATGTAGGCGGTCCAACAATGGCAGTTATTGCCTTAAAGTGCCCAAACATTGAGGTAGCAGTAGTTGACATCTCTGTTCCTCGTATTAACGCTTGGAACAGCGAAGAACTCCCCATCTACGAGCCAGGGCTTGATGATGTGGTCAAGCAATGCCGAGGAAAGAATCTCTTTTTCAGTACAGATGTGGAGAAACATGTTCGTGAAGCTGACATAATTTTTGTTTCTGTTAACACACCAACAAAGACTAGAGGACTAGGAGCAGGTAAAGCTGCTGATCTAACTTATTGGGAGAGCGCAGCTCGAATGATCGCTGATGTATCGAGATCAGATAAGATTGTTGTTGAGAAATCAACTGTTCCTGTCAAAACAGCTGAAGCAATTGAGAAAATCCTGACTCATAATAGCAATGGAATTAAGTTTCAAATCCTGTCTAACCCTGAATTCCTCGCGGAGGGGACTGCGATCAAGGATCTCTTTGAACCTGATCGTGTCCTGATCGGGGGTAGGGACACCCCTGCTGGGAAGAACGCGATTCAAACTCTGAAATCAGTTTACGCGCATTGGGTCCCCGAGAGCAACATCATATGCACCAATCTCTGGTCTGCAGAGCTGTCGAAGCTCGCAGCGAATGCTTTCCTAGCCCAGAGGATCTCATCCGTCAATGCCATGTCAGCCCTATGCGAAGCAACAGGAGCTGATGTCACCCAAGTGTCGTTCTCCATTGGTAAGGACACGAGAATTGGTCCCAAGTTTCTAAACGCGAGTGTAGGTTTTGGCGGTTCTTGTTTCCAGAAGGATATCTTGAACCTAGTTTACATCTGTGAATGCAATGGTTTACCAGAAGTAGCCGAATATTGGAAACAGGTGATTAAGATCAATGACTATCAGAAGAGTAGATTCGTTAACCGTGTCATATCCTCAATGTTCAACTCGGTTTCGAATAAGAAAGTTGCTATTCTTGGATTCGCGTTTAAGAAAGACACGGGTGATACTAGAGAGACCCCAGCTATCGATGTTTGTAAGGGTCTTCTCGAGGATAGGGCTCGTTTGAGCATATACGATCCTCAAGTGACTGAAGATCAGATTCAACGCGATCTTACCATGAAGAAATTTGATTGGGATCATCCTCTTCATCTGCAGCCTATGAGTCCTAGTTCTGTGAAACAAGTGAGTGTGGTTTGGGATGTTTACGAGGCGACGAAAGATGCTCATGGATTGTGTATACTTACCGAGTGGAGCGAGTTTAAGactttggattatttgaaaatttacgAAAGCATGCAGAAACCGGCGTTTGTTTTCGATGGAAGGAATGTTGTCGATGCCGAGAAGCTTAGGGAGATCGGTTTCATTGTTTATTCAATTGGTAAGCCTATTGATGCCTGGTTGGCTTAG
- the LOC124923716 gene encoding uncharacterized protein LOC124923716, protein MRIMITASDKINEKDDQTVVEDEEKVSKESTVDVNPFHSLANEILSAIFKCLGFDHSFSSKQSIDQDHIKGSYEDKGVVEEEITARSTKIERKRQTPPPLDGGGNPKTN, encoded by the exons atgagaATCATGATAACTGCATCAGATAAGATTAATGAAAAAGATGATCAGACGGTGGTGGAAGATGAAGAAAAAGTATCAAAAGAATCAACGGTGGATGTGAATCCATTTCATAGCTTGGCTAATGAGATCCTTAGTGCCATCTTTAAGTGCTTGGGATTTGATCATTCCTTCTCGAGTAAACAATCCATAGACCAAGATCATATTAAGGGTTCTTATGAG gataaGGGAGTGGTGGAGGAAGAAATAACTGCAAGGAGCACTAAGATTGAGAGGAAGAGGCAGACACCGCCACCGCTCGACGGAGGAGGTAATCCCAAGACGAATTAA
- the LOC124925616 gene encoding uncharacterized protein LOC124925616, which translates to MFTNICRKIFYQSLRKSKPTNSFRFHISFSSSASSSSPQPISRVAAAEYLNLHHNFSSEVASKLSSICGSINPEKCDSVISILKKTGFSQTDMERLVSGIPRILSANPHKTVEPKIKTFINSGFSTAETVDLLVIDPRILCRSNDYISTTLAKLNEILKSHSRVYNFLKLGRFPSTCLDKHMIPNIKLLEDLGINSEQLRRYLSQTPRNFYFRTERLMELVNKADELGIRRSCNMLLPTIRILSSMSKGRLERKLNLLKGLGFGEDEISEMIKRTPLVLSVSEEKMEKVTKYLLSSGEAEISTIVGYPLLLMFSFEKRVKHRLQVLKELRSKDLVNGKVNLLTVCKLSDSKFLNKYVVPYSDK; encoded by the coding sequence ATGTTCACAAATATATGCCGTAAGATCTTCTACCAATCTCTACGAAAGAGTAAACCGACGAACAGTTTCCGATTCCACATTTCATTCTCCTCCAgcgcatcttcttcttctcctcaaCCTATCAGCCGCGTTGCCGCCGCCGAGTACTTGAATCTACATCACAACTTCTCTTCAGAGGTAGCATCGAAACTCTCCTCCATTTGCGGTTCTATAAATCCCGAGAAATGCGATTCCGTCatttcaattttgaaaaaaacaggATTCTCTCAGACGGATATGGAGCGATTAGTCAGCGGAATACCCCGAATTTTGTCTGCAAACCCTCACAAAACGGTAGAGCCCAAAATCAAGACCTTTATCAACTCCGGTTTCTCCACTGCAGAGACTGTAGACTTACTCGTGATTGATCCCAGGATTCTATGTCGAAGCAACGATTACATTTCGACAACACTTGCTAAACTGAATGAGATATTGAAATCCCATTCTAGAGTATACAATTTCCTGAAACTGGGACGGTTTCCATCTACCTGTTTGGATAAACATATGATACCAAACATCAAATTGCTAGAAGATTTGGGTATAAATTCAGAGCAGCTTCGAAGATATCTATCTCAAACGCCTAGGAACTTTTATTTCAGAACAGAGAGATTGATGGAGCTGGTGAATAAGGCTGATGAATTGGGTATCAGGAGAAGTTGCAATATGCTTCTTCCAACAATTAGAATCTTAAGTTCAATGTCGAAAGGAAGATTGGAGAGAAAACTTAACCTTTTGAAAGGTTTGGGTTTTGGAGAAGATGAAATCAGTGAGATGATTAAGAGGACACCTCTAGTTTTGAGTGTTTCGGAGGAGAAGATGGAGAAGGTAACGAAGTATTTACTTAGTAGTGGAGAAGCTGAGATATCTACCATTGTTGGATACCCTTTGTTGCTTATGTTCAGTTTCGAGAAAAGGGTGAAGCATCGATTGCAGGTGCTGAAAGAATTGAGAAGTAAGGATTTGGTTAATGGGAAGGTTAATTTGTTAACTGTTTGCAAGTTAAGTGATTCTAAATTCTTGAATAAGTATGTTGTTCCTTATTCagataaataa